From a region of the Brevibacterium siliguriense genome:
- a CDS encoding 4-hydroxy-3-methylbut-2-enyl diphosphate reductase produces the protein MTVVSVPAPTIPRRRLAPGEIRTPVNADKRVLLAAPRGYCAGVDRAVIAVERALEHYGAPIYVRKEIVHNRHVVETLSERGAVFVDDTAEVPEGARVVFSAHGVSPAVHTEAAERSLSTIDATCPLVTKVHKEAIRFARDGFRIFLVGHAGHEEVEGTMGEAPDHITLVQSPEEARIIEVPDAEKLVWISQTTLSVDETMETVEILRERFPQLQNPPSDDICYATQNRQVAVKKIGPEADLVIVVGSANSSNSVRLVEVALEHGAKTAHRIDFAREIDETWFHDVATVGVTSGASVPENLVQDVLQLLADYGFDTVEEVITAEEDLIFSLPKELRKLG, from the coding sequence GTGACTGTCGTTTCAGTACCTGCCCCGACCATTCCTCGCCGGCGTTTGGCCCCTGGCGAGATCCGCACTCCGGTCAATGCCGACAAGAGAGTGCTGCTGGCCGCGCCGCGCGGCTATTGTGCCGGTGTCGACCGGGCCGTCATCGCCGTCGAACGAGCCCTCGAACACTACGGTGCACCGATCTATGTCCGCAAGGAGATCGTGCACAATCGGCACGTCGTCGAGACCCTGTCCGAACGCGGAGCTGTATTCGTCGATGACACCGCTGAGGTGCCGGAGGGCGCTCGCGTCGTGTTCTCCGCCCACGGAGTCTCACCGGCCGTGCACACCGAGGCCGCTGAGCGTTCGCTGTCGACGATCGATGCGACTTGTCCGCTGGTCACCAAAGTCCACAAGGAAGCCATCCGATTCGCTCGGGACGGCTTCCGCATCTTCCTCGTCGGCCATGCCGGACACGAAGAAGTCGAAGGCACCATGGGAGAAGCGCCGGACCATATCACTCTGGTGCAGAGTCCCGAAGAAGCTCGGATCATCGAGGTGCCTGATGCCGAGAAGCTGGTGTGGATCTCGCAGACGACGTTGAGCGTGGACGAGACGATGGAGACCGTCGAGATCCTGCGTGAGCGCTTCCCGCAGTTGCAGAATCCACCCAGCGATGACATCTGCTACGCCACACAGAACCGGCAGGTCGCCGTGAAGAAGATCGGGCCCGAAGCGGATCTCGTCATCGTCGTCGGGTCGGCGAACTCCTCGAACTCCGTCCGCCTCGTCGAAGTCGCACTCGAACACGGAGCGAAGACGGCCCACCGGATCGATTTCGCTCGTGAGATCGATGAGACTTGGTTCCACGACGTCGCCACCGTCGGTGTCACCTCGGGCGCGAGCGTTCCCGAAAACCTTGTCCAGGACGTGCTGCAGCTGCTGGCCGACTACGGGTTCGACACGGTCGAAGAAGTCATCACCGCCGAAGAAGATCTCATCTTCTCCCTGCCGAAGGAACTGAGAAAGCTCGGCTGA
- a CDS encoding alpha/beta fold hydrolase yields the protein MALHEITFPSSNDRDTIQGWLYTPSAEPAAIVHIIHGLGEHSRRYLHLISTLVDAGFAVVADDHAGHGRTAMESGIWADAGDEAARVIVDDELTLQAKARSFLPGLPYIVFGHSWGSIIARAMASRPESELTGLGLCGIAAQWQGIEQVIDRRELAEAATGDHRADPAAGHLVDQFFDGFLDRCGPGAGPTAWVALDEAVVADHGRDPFNNFGAPMSARFLQGFVDLYDEANADSWYAAIPSDLPVLILAGDQDPVANYGEGAYHVANRLRETGHVDVRTRIFPGVRHEVHNEPTTRAEAEAEIVEFVAGAINRPRPVQSNEG from the coding sequence TTGGCTCTGCACGAAATCACGTTCCCCTCAAGCAACGATCGCGACACCATTCAGGGGTGGCTCTACACGCCCTCCGCAGAACCGGCAGCCATCGTCCACATCATCCACGGCCTCGGTGAACATTCCCGCCGCTACCTTCACCTCATCAGCACCTTGGTCGACGCAGGATTCGCCGTCGTCGCCGACGATCATGCCGGCCATGGTCGTACAGCCATGGAATCCGGCATCTGGGCCGACGCCGGGGATGAGGCGGCCCGCGTCATCGTCGACGATGAGCTGACCCTGCAGGCGAAAGCTCGGTCATTCCTGCCCGGGCTGCCCTATATCGTCTTCGGCCACAGCTGGGGATCGATCATCGCCCGTGCCATGGCCTCCCGTCCGGAATCCGAACTCACCGGACTGGGACTGTGCGGAATCGCCGCCCAATGGCAGGGGATCGAGCAGGTCATCGACCGTAGGGAACTCGCCGAGGCAGCCACAGGCGACCACCGTGCGGATCCCGCGGCGGGCCACCTCGTCGATCAGTTCTTCGATGGGTTCCTCGACCGCTGCGGTCCCGGTGCGGGACCCACCGCCTGGGTTGCCCTCGACGAGGCGGTCGTCGCTGATCACGGCCGTGACCCATTCAATAATTTCGGTGCCCCGATGAGCGCGCGATTCCTGCAGGGCTTCGTCGACCTCTACGACGAGGCCAATGCCGATTCCTGGTATGCGGCAATCCCCAGCGATCTGCCGGTGCTCATCCTCGCCGGTGACCAGGACCCGGTCGCGAACTACGGCGAAGGCGCCTACCACGTAGCCAACAGACTGCGGGAGACCGGTCACGTCGATGTGCGCACACGGATCTTCCCCGGAGTCCGACACGAAGTCCACAATGAACCGACGACCCGCGCCGAGGCGGAAGCGGAGATCGTCGAATTCGTCGCCGGCGCCATCAACCGGCCGAGGCCCGTTCAATCGAACGAGGGCTGA
- a CDS encoding DUF4245 domain-containing protein, with protein MADESGVMLPGSREEMRFLRKNSNWVNMIIAILACLAVVVGILFLAPQPEVDSERVVDYQGIAEQSQGNAEFDLIVPQIPRGWTSNEASLDRVGDSEYTSWYMSFIGPDDQWVSIEQAEASENWAKRKTDEAAAAEKVTVGGADFQIYRTEEAKEYWVTHKGDMYVVMSATAAPDTINSFADQVAAQLK; from the coding sequence ATGGCTGACGAGTCCGGAGTGATGCTCCCGGGATCCCGCGAAGAGATGCGCTTCCTGCGCAAGAACTCGAACTGGGTCAATATGATCATTGCGATCCTCGCCTGCCTGGCGGTCGTCGTTGGGATCCTGTTCCTCGCCCCGCAGCCCGAAGTCGACTCCGAACGTGTCGTCGACTACCAGGGAATCGCCGAGCAGTCACAGGGAAATGCCGAGTTCGATCTCATCGTTCCCCAGATCCCGCGTGGATGGACCTCGAATGAGGCCAGCCTGGATCGGGTGGGCGATTCCGAGTACACCTCGTGGTACATGTCGTTCATCGGCCCCGACGACCAATGGGTGAGCATCGAGCAGGCCGAAGCGAGTGAGAACTGGGCGAAGCGGAAGACCGATGAGGCCGCCGCAGCCGAGAAGGTGACTGTCGGCGGTGCCGACTTCCAGATCTATCGCACCGAAGAAGCGAAGGAATACTGGGTCACGCACAAGGGCGATATGTATGTCGTCATGAGCGCCACCGCTGCGCCGGACACCATCAACAGCTTCGCCGATCAGGTGGCCGCCCAGCTGAAGTGA
- a CDS encoding DNA recombination protein RmuC has protein sequence MNAFPASAVIIAFTVAIILAATLGFLLGRTLTRSRYLERLTRAETTSRILYQRTEDLEADAQMAGEITAAIGPLAASVKSLQENLQTQDRTQIEQITRLNSQIGHLSQQNLRLQESTGSLANALNSTTHRGDWGEVQLKRIVEYAGLLPHVDFDTQVSADRDGKRHRPDMVVHLPGGGTIVIDAKTPLSARMNGDSGEASDSGTDGHDHARALLRHVDALASKEYWKAFDSSPDFVVCFVPTDGLLSAAAASYPKMIDHALGKNVVLASPATLLVLLKTIALNWRQADMSTSAAEVLRLGTELYERIGTLVTHVSRMGASLDRSVDDYNRFVSSLESRFLVTARKFPSTGIAADELDAVAELDTRSRGISAEELSRPRTIDFDDRGPTRLRDRQTGTS, from the coding sequence ATGAATGCTTTCCCCGCATCCGCAGTCATCATCGCCTTCACCGTGGCGATCATCCTCGCCGCCACGCTCGGATTCCTCCTCGGGCGCACTCTCACACGGTCCCGCTACCTCGAGAGACTCACCCGCGCAGAAACCACGTCACGCATCCTGTACCAGCGCACGGAAGACCTCGAGGCTGATGCGCAGATGGCCGGGGAGATCACCGCAGCCATCGGACCCTTGGCCGCCAGTGTGAAGAGTCTGCAGGAGAATCTGCAGACTCAGGACCGCACTCAGATCGAACAGATCACCCGCCTGAACTCCCAAATCGGGCACCTCAGCCAACAGAACCTCCGGCTCCAGGAATCCACCGGATCACTGGCCAACGCATTGAACTCGACGACGCACCGCGGAGACTGGGGCGAGGTCCAGCTCAAACGCATCGTCGAATATGCCGGCCTCCTCCCCCACGTCGACTTCGACACCCAAGTCAGTGCCGACCGGGACGGCAAGCGCCACCGCCCCGATATGGTCGTCCATCTGCCCGGAGGCGGCACGATCGTCATCGATGCGAAGACTCCGCTGTCAGCACGGATGAACGGGGACTCTGGCGAGGCTTCCGACTCGGGCACAGATGGTCACGATCATGCCCGTGCGCTGCTGCGACACGTCGATGCTCTGGCGTCGAAGGAGTACTGGAAGGCATTCGACTCCTCCCCCGACTTCGTCGTCTGCTTCGTCCCTACCGACGGACTGCTCTCCGCAGCTGCGGCGAGTTACCCGAAGATGATCGACCATGCCTTGGGCAAGAACGTCGTCCTCGCCTCACCGGCGACACTTCTGGTGCTGCTGAAGACCATTGCCCTCAACTGGCGGCAGGCCGATATGTCGACCTCAGCGGCCGAAGTGCTGCGGCTGGGCACGGAACTCTACGAACGCATTGGCACATTGGTGACTCACGTGTCACGGATGGGAGCCAGTCTGGACCGGTCCGTCGACGACTACAACAGGTTCGTCTCGTCCCTGGAGTCCCGGTTCCTCGTCACTGCCAGAAAGTTCCCATCGACCGGGATCGCAGCCGACGAACTCGATGCAGTGGCCGAACTCGATACCCGTTCTCGGGGCATCAGCGCCGAGGAACTCAGCCGACCGAGGACCATCGATTTTGATGATCGCGGTCCGACTCGTCTGCGCGATCGGCAGACGGGGACGAGCTGA
- the arfB gene encoding alternative ribosome rescue aminoacyl-tRNA hydrolase ArfB — MDGDLSVPAGPGIPAGLVVPASELSEQFSRSSGPGGQHVNTSDSRVQLSLDLAAASFLTEPQRERVLNRLAPRLSGTVVTVTAAKQRSQLKNRQDARMRLAQLLRESLAPQVQRRATKPSRNSRRRRVKSEQRRSEIKRNRRRPRLD; from the coding sequence ATGGACGGTGATCTGAGTGTCCCCGCCGGACCGGGGATCCCTGCCGGACTGGTCGTCCCCGCATCCGAACTCTCAGAACAGTTCTCTCGGTCGTCGGGCCCAGGCGGTCAACACGTCAACACCTCTGATTCGCGAGTGCAGCTGAGCCTCGACCTGGCTGCGGCGAGCTTCCTCACGGAGCCTCAGCGCGAGCGGGTCCTCAATCGATTGGCCCCTCGCCTGTCGGGCACAGTGGTCACGGTGACCGCGGCGAAACAGCGGTCGCAGCTGAAGAATCGCCAGGACGCGCGCATGCGTCTGGCACAGCTGCTGCGAGAGTCATTGGCCCCGCAAGTGCAGAGACGAGCCACAAAGCCGTCCCGAAATTCCCGGCGCCGGCGGGTCAAGTCCGAACAACGACGGTCGGAGATCAAACGCAACCGCCGCCGGCCTCGTCTCGACTGA
- a CDS encoding VOC family protein, protein MSLFRTPQIVLFTRDDHGLEPVADGQHAAVILWTDDVSAGYERLIELGARPVKPPEPWFDRLLIAWVEDLDGASGSGRTERQVTKPLPQYRSHFDKELHCAVPDFNRYPGCPVRP, encoded by the coding sequence ATGTCGCTCTTTCGCACGCCTCAGATTGTGCTGTTCACCCGCGACGACCATGGACTCGAACCTGTCGCCGACGGCCAACATGCGGCGGTGATCCTCTGGACGGACGACGTGTCCGCCGGTTATGAGCGCCTCATCGAGCTCGGAGCAAGGCCGGTCAAGCCACCAGAACCATGGTTCGACCGGCTGCTCATCGCGTGGGTCGAGGACCTTGACGGGGCATCTGGTTCAGGTCGTACAGAACGTCAGGTGACCAAGCCTCTTCCTCAATACCGGTCACACTTTGATAAGGAACTCCACTGCGCTGTGCCAGACTTCAACCGCTACCCTGGGTGCCCGGTCAGGCCCTGA
- a CDS encoding GNAT family N-acetyltransferase — translation MNWPQATSIVTDRLLLEPLEVHHATEMVETLSSPDLYTYIGGTSPSLPELERLYALQLAGASPTGDAGWLNWIVREANRSTAIGYVQATVTMADTRNQADIAWVIGADHQRRGFATEAARAMIAWLADRQVTELRAAIHPGNESSNRVAERLGMNRPDAIDDGEVIWHAELQTGR, via the coding sequence GTGAACTGGCCACAGGCGACGTCCATCGTCACCGACAGGCTTCTGCTTGAACCACTCGAGGTCCATCATGCGACGGAGATGGTGGAGACACTGTCCTCGCCCGACCTGTACACCTACATCGGTGGGACAAGCCCGAGTCTGCCCGAACTCGAACGACTCTACGCTCTGCAGTTAGCAGGCGCTTCACCCACCGGTGACGCCGGCTGGCTGAATTGGATCGTCCGGGAGGCAAACCGGTCCACCGCGATCGGATATGTGCAGGCCACCGTCACGATGGCTGACACTCGGAACCAGGCGGATATCGCCTGGGTCATCGGGGCCGACCACCAACGACGGGGATTCGCCACCGAGGCAGCTCGAGCCATGATCGCATGGTTGGCGGATCGCCAAGTGACCGAGTTGCGTGCGGCAATCCATCCGGGCAACGAATCCTCCAACCGAGTTGCCGAACGGCTCGGAATGAACCGACCCGACGCCATCGACGACGGTGAAGTCATCTGGCATGCAGAGTTGCAGACGGGAAGATGA
- a CDS encoding aspartate/tyrosine/aromatic aminotransferase → MWHSGREIDVQLSDLTGRPQQWEDFRDRFGLGEAGDGFGLGHTPEQTAQIRVDDQQLLVDYLEATLNAFTGYLEALSEDDFDEIIDENWTPAVTRGVRMVSIIDDAIQHVAQAAFIAGAPA, encoded by the coding sequence CTGTGGCACAGCGGCCGCGAGATCGACGTGCAGCTCTCCGACCTCACCGGACGCCCCCAGCAGTGGGAGGACTTCCGTGACCGCTTCGGCCTCGGCGAGGCCGGCGATGGCTTCGGACTCGGCCATACGCCTGAACAGACGGCGCAGATCCGCGTGGACGACCAGCAGCTGCTCGTCGACTACCTCGAAGCCACGTTGAACGCGTTCACCGGGTACCTGGAGGCGCTGTCCGAGGATGATTTCGACGAGATCATCGATGAGAACTGGACGCCGGCCGTCACTCGCGGGGTGCGCATGGTCTCGATCATCGATGATGCGATCCAGCACGTAGCGCAGGCCGCGTTCATCGCCGGCGCACCAGCCTGA
- a CDS encoding YtoQ family protein, which produces MSFNVYLSGEIHTDWREEIKNGAEAAGLDIEFTAPVTDHPASDAAGDHLGENDSSFWRDHQSSKVNAIRTRTLIEKADMVVVRFGDKYKQWNAAFDAGYCAALGRPYVTLHDADIIHPLKEVDAEAKAWCQTTDQVVETLKYILRD; this is translated from the coding sequence ATGAGCTTCAATGTCTATCTGTCCGGTGAGATCCACACCGATTGGCGTGAGGAGATCAAAAACGGCGCCGAGGCGGCCGGGCTCGACATCGAGTTCACCGCACCGGTAACCGATCACCCCGCCAGCGATGCCGCCGGTGACCACCTCGGCGAGAACGACAGCTCCTTCTGGCGCGATCACCAGTCGTCGAAGGTCAATGCCATCCGTACCCGCACCCTGATTGAGAAGGCCGACATGGTCGTCGTGCGCTTCGGTGACAAGTACAAGCAGTGGAACGCAGCTTTCGACGCAGGCTACTGCGCAGCACTCGGCAGGCCCTACGTGACCCTCCACGATGCCGACATCATTCATCCGCTCAAAGAGGTCGATGCCGAAGCCAAGGCTTGGTGCCAGACGACCGATCAGGTGGTTGAAACCCTGAAGTACATCCTCAGAGACTGA
- the xseA gene encoding exodeoxyribonuclease VII large subunit, translated as MAQRISGTPGTLGESVELKELAATAAETTAENPWPLSLLSSKMKSYIDRMSSVWIEGQVVELNHRGKASYLTLRDTDVEMSLPVQIWKNVLERTGAPLTEGSHVVANLKADFWTKTGRLTMRANDIRAVGLGELLARLERLKKQLGAEGLFDPSRKLRLPFLPNRIGLITGRDSDAQKDVMRNVHLRWPAAEFEVRNCAVQGPDAVPGVMKNLAELDADPQIDVIVIARGGGSMEDLLPFSNEALVRAVSAAQTPVVSAIGHEADRPILDEVADMRASTPTDAAKRIVPDVAEEGMNLLRARAELEAAVNRILDREQEMLTAVRSRPVLAEPQTMITAHENELAMIRRRSLQATNASIVQAQNEIQHLRSQARSLSPLRTLERGYAVVQTDVGQAVRNADEVTSGDTVHVRVAHGRFDAEITDVTPETEDSTTGE; from the coding sequence ATGGCGCAAAGAATTTCCGGCACTCCCGGCACGCTCGGCGAATCCGTCGAGCTGAAGGAGCTCGCCGCCACAGCAGCCGAGACCACGGCGGAGAATCCATGGCCGCTGAGCCTGCTGTCATCGAAGATGAAGTCCTACATCGACCGCATGTCGAGCGTGTGGATCGAAGGGCAGGTCGTCGAGCTCAACCATCGAGGCAAGGCCAGCTACCTGACCCTGCGAGACACCGATGTCGAGATGTCCCTGCCGGTCCAGATCTGGAAGAACGTCCTCGAACGCACCGGTGCGCCTCTTACCGAGGGCAGCCACGTCGTCGCCAACCTCAAAGCCGACTTCTGGACGAAGACCGGTCGACTGACGATGAGGGCCAACGATATCCGCGCCGTCGGCCTCGGCGAACTCCTCGCCCGCCTCGAACGACTGAAGAAGCAGCTCGGCGCCGAAGGACTCTTCGACCCCAGTCGGAAGCTGCGCCTGCCGTTCTTGCCGAACCGGATCGGCCTGATCACCGGACGGGATTCGGATGCACAGAAGGATGTCATGCGCAATGTGCACCTGCGCTGGCCCGCCGCCGAATTCGAAGTTCGCAACTGTGCCGTCCAAGGTCCGGATGCCGTGCCCGGAGTGATGAAGAACCTCGCCGAGCTCGACGCGGACCCGCAGATCGACGTCATCGTCATCGCCCGCGGCGGCGGCAGCATGGAAGACCTCCTTCCGTTCTCCAACGAAGCACTCGTCCGTGCCGTCTCTGCAGCACAGACGCCAGTGGTCTCGGCGATCGGGCACGAGGCCGACCGACCGATCCTCGACGAGGTCGCTGACATGCGGGCATCAACGCCGACGGATGCCGCGAAACGAATCGTGCCGGATGTCGCCGAAGAAGGCATGAATCTGCTGCGCGCCCGCGCCGAGCTCGAGGCGGCCGTCAATCGCATCCTCGACCGCGAACAGGAGATGCTCACCGCAGTGCGATCACGCCCGGTCCTCGCCGAACCGCAGACGATGATCACTGCGCACGAGAACGAACTGGCGATGATCCGCCGCCGCAGTCTGCAGGCGACGAATGCGTCGATCGTCCAAGCACAGAACGAGATCCAGCATCTCCGCTCCCAGGCCCGATCACTTTCTCCCCTGCGGACGTTGGAGCGCGGATACGCCGTTGTGCAGACCGACGTGGGACAAGCTGTCCGCAATGCCGACGAAGTCACCAGCGGTGACACCGTCCACGTCCGGGTCGCTCATGGTCGATTCGATGCGGAGATCACCGATGTCACCCCGGAGACGGAGGATTCGACGACCGGCGAATGA
- a CDS encoding alpha/beta hydrolase: MTGNKSSLRHSVPQSVAKTVRAAGLILALVLGVIAAVIGLASLIPGLGPLSSLAARWAPTVAPPTALVGLIVFVIGIAAVRRGIRRGGIATTVFGGVAAVTNVAVIIVLVGAISAAGGSVNLFTATFGLSAIDSASPDRQEVYDKSTSGDDLSVSIYEPKEAKGPAPTIMYVHGGGWIAGEPNAASSELRELADHGYLVVSVEYELATLDNATWQSAPSQVACAASWIQTHADGLGADMDRLAFWGESSGSNMVANTAGAAAQGTAESSCGGKVPVPEAVIADYPAFDVTGLYENAPTGPGAGTGTRLFATSYTGGTPEEYPKRYASADSVTHLEAPAPPVLMMTAMRDDVITPVDQLTWAESARSRGVDVQTVRIPLANHAYTQKAKNSIGSQGHLSIAEAYLSERFR; this comes from the coding sequence ATGACAGGCAACAAGAGTTCGCTACGGCACTCGGTGCCGCAGTCTGTCGCCAAGACGGTTCGCGCAGCAGGCCTGATCCTCGCACTCGTGCTTGGAGTGATCGCTGCGGTCATCGGCCTCGCTTCGCTTATTCCCGGGCTTGGTCCGCTCAGCTCGCTCGCGGCTCGGTGGGCGCCTACCGTGGCTCCGCCGACGGCCCTTGTGGGATTAATCGTGTTCGTGATCGGAATCGCCGCGGTACGCAGGGGAATCCGACGAGGCGGAATAGCCACCACAGTATTCGGCGGGGTCGCCGCCGTCACGAACGTCGCGGTCATCATCGTTCTCGTCGGTGCCATCTCGGCTGCGGGCGGCTCGGTGAACCTTTTTACTGCCACGTTCGGTCTCTCTGCAATCGACTCGGCGTCGCCTGATCGTCAAGAGGTGTACGACAAGTCGACCTCCGGTGACGACCTTTCCGTATCGATCTACGAGCCGAAGGAGGCGAAGGGTCCGGCTCCGACGATCATGTACGTCCACGGCGGCGGATGGATCGCCGGCGAACCGAACGCAGCGAGTTCAGAGCTCCGCGAACTCGCTGATCACGGCTACCTCGTCGTATCGGTCGAATACGAACTCGCCACCTTGGATAACGCGACCTGGCAGAGCGCGCCTTCGCAGGTCGCGTGTGCGGCAAGCTGGATTCAGACCCATGCAGACGGGCTCGGCGCAGATATGGACCGATTGGCGTTCTGGGGCGAGAGTTCGGGAAGCAACATGGTTGCCAACACCGCCGGTGCCGCAGCGCAAGGCACCGCCGAGTCGTCATGCGGAGGGAAGGTCCCGGTTCCGGAGGCGGTCATTGCAGATTACCCCGCGTTCGATGTGACCGGCCTCTACGAGAACGCTCCGACCGGGCCAGGTGCGGGAACCGGAACGCGCTTGTTTGCGACCAGCTATACGGGCGGCACACCCGAAGAATACCCGAAACGTTACGCATCCGCCGATTCCGTCACACATCTCGAAGCACCCGCGCCGCCAGTGCTCATGATGACAGCAATGCGCGATGACGTCATCACCCCGGTCGACCAGCTGACATGGGCGGAATCGGCCCGAAGTCGTGGAGTTGACGTCCAGACAGTGCGGATTCCTCTCGCGAATCACGCCTATACGCAGAAGGCGAAGAACTCCATCGGCAGCCAGGGGCATCTGAGCATCGCAGAGGCTTACCTATCCGAACGTTTTCGCTGA
- a CDS encoding exodeoxyribonuclease VII small subunit — protein MTEPTTQQDQPDISTLSYEQAREELVMTVKRLETGNLPLEESLRLWERGEALADRCQAWLDGARERLDKAREETSEDTE, from the coding sequence ATGACCGAACCGACGACCCAACAGGATCAGCCAGATATCAGCACGCTCAGCTACGAGCAGGCTCGGGAAGAACTCGTCATGACCGTCAAACGACTTGAGACCGGCAATCTGCCGCTCGAAGAGTCACTGCGACTATGGGAACGCGGCGAAGCTTTGGCCGACCGATGCCAGGCATGGCTCGATGGCGCGCGGGAACGCCTCGACAAAGCCCGTGAGGAGACTTCGGAAGACACCGAGTAG
- a CDS encoding nucleoside deaminase: MEPQLDLNDDDRRFLTRCVDLAREALDAGDEPFGSVLVDADGRELFADRNRVAGGDHTRHPEFAIARWAAEKLAPEQRVESVVFTSGEHCPMCSAAHAWVGLGRIVYASSSQQLSSWHKDWGLTTGPVLPLPIHDVAPGIEVAGPDPELSTQVRDLHARLHGVDA, from the coding sequence ATGGAACCTCAACTTGATCTCAATGATGATGACCGCAGATTCCTCACCCGTTGCGTCGACCTGGCTCGCGAAGCCCTTGACGCGGGAGACGAACCCTTCGGGTCCGTGCTCGTCGACGCCGATGGTCGCGAACTCTTCGCCGACCGCAACCGGGTGGCCGGCGGCGACCACACCCGCCACCCCGAATTCGCCATCGCCCGCTGGGCGGCCGAAAAACTCGCACCCGAGCAGCGAGTCGAATCTGTCGTCTTCACCTCTGGCGAGCATTGTCCGATGTGCTCGGCGGCGCACGCTTGGGTGGGCCTCGGCCGCATCGTCTACGCCAGCAGCAGTCAGCAGCTGAGCTCTTGGCACAAGGACTGGGGTCTGACTACCGGTCCCGTTCTGCCGCTCCCGATTCACGACGTGGCTCCTGGCATCGAAGTCGCCGGTCCCGATCCGGAACTGAGCACTCAGGTGCGGGATCTGCATGCCCGACTGCACGGAGTCGATGCCTGA
- a CDS encoding phage tail protein, translating to MPFEAVSFTEVTVAGLESSSVAEALTGLRADEARYFSNEYKHMFTVAPAVEAQDFLDWVEEILESEREIVPTSPALEVSINDVDGIYWVHVFYRSGLAINVLWTRAEDGKRAVGFKLSEGMEVPAQLSAFKFARQKSKLAGETRGSFFKIRGDHPLP from the coding sequence ATGCCGTTCGAAGCCGTGTCATTCACTGAAGTCACCGTCGCAGGACTCGAGTCCTCCTCCGTCGCCGAGGCGCTGACGGGCCTGCGTGCCGACGAAGCGCGGTATTTCTCCAATGAGTACAAGCACATGTTCACCGTGGCCCCGGCCGTCGAGGCACAGGACTTTCTGGACTGGGTCGAAGAGATCCTCGAATCCGAACGTGAGATCGTTCCGACCTCGCCGGCACTCGAAGTCAGCATCAATGACGTCGACGGCATCTACTGGGTGCACGTGTTCTATCGGTCAGGGCTGGCGATCAACGTGCTGTGGACCCGCGCCGAAGATGGCAAACGCGCCGTCGGTTTCAAACTCTCCGAAGGCATGGAGGTGCCTGCCCAACTGTCGGCGTTCAAGTTCGCACGGCAGAAATCAAAGCTCGCGGGAGAGACCCGCGGGTCCTTCTTCAAGATCAGGGGAGATCATCCTCTGCCGTAG
- a CDS encoding 1-acyl-sn-glycerol-3-phosphate acyltransferase, whose amino-acid sequence MIRRLLARAFWSFSKWKLVTEPAPNRPTILVGAPHTSNWDFVVMLAIAWHLRVDVHWLGKHSLFTGWRGPIMRGLGGIPVDRSDPSRIVDEIVGRMREGEVFALVITPDGTRSGHTHWKSGFHRIARQTGMPVTLGYVDSATRTTGLGPTLEMTDDFVSDMDRIRDFYADKHGIRPHLQITPKLREEDAAGDDREGEVEQG is encoded by the coding sequence ATGATCCGTCGCCTCCTCGCCCGCGCGTTCTGGAGCTTCAGCAAGTGGAAGCTCGTCACCGAACCTGCCCCGAATCGTCCGACCATCTTGGTCGGGGCACCGCACACCTCGAACTGGGACTTCGTCGTGATGCTCGCGATCGCGTGGCACTTGCGCGTCGACGTCCATTGGCTGGGCAAGCATTCGCTCTTCACCGGATGGCGTGGGCCGATCATGCGCGGGCTCGGCGGGATACCCGTCGACCGGTCGGATCCGAGCAGGATCGTCGACGAGATTGTCGGCCGCATGCGTGAAGGAGAAGTATTCGCGCTCGTCATCACCCCTGATGGAACCCGCAGTGGACACACTCACTGGAAATCGGGTTTCCATCGCATCGCCCGACAGACGGGCATGCCTGTGACCTTGGGTTACGTGGACTCGGCCACCCGGACGACCGGACTGGGGCCGACCTTGGAGATGACCGATGACTTTGTCAGCGACATGGATCGGATCCGCGACTTCTACGCCGACAAGCACGGCATCCGTCCGCACCTGCAGATCACGCCGAAGCTGCGCGAAGAAGACGCCGCAGGTGACGATCGCGAAGGCGAAGTGGAGCAGGGCTGA